In Caproicibacterium amylolyticum, a genomic segment contains:
- a CDS encoding C-GCAxxG-C-C family protein: MESRISKALERHHSGYNCCQAVACTYSDLVGVPEDELFRMAEGFGAGMGGMESTCGAVSGAVLLAGLKSSGGMQQRTKSATYQLSKEIVEEFRRKNDAIVCKDLKGVDTGKVLRSCDGCIEDACELVEQILFQEK; encoded by the coding sequence ATGGAGAGTCGAATCAGTAAAGCATTGGAGCGCCACCACAGTGGTTATAATTGCTGTCAAGCGGTTGCTTGTACTTACAGTGATTTAGTAGGTGTGCCGGAAGACGAGCTGTTTCGTATGGCAGAAGGTTTTGGCGCAGGTATGGGTGGTATGGAGTCTACCTGTGGTGCTGTCAGCGGCGCAGTGCTTTTGGCGGGTCTGAAAAGCAGCGGCGGAATGCAGCAGCGTACCAAAAGTGCAACTTATCAGCTTTCCAAGGAGATTGTGGAGGAGTTCCGCCGTAAAAATGATGCGATTGTCTGCAAAGACTTAAAAGGAGTGGACACCGGCAAAGTCCTGCGCAGCTGCGACGGCTGCATAGAGGATGCCTGTGAGTTGGTTGAGCAAATCCTGTTTCAGGAAAAGTAA
- a CDS encoding glutamine synthetase III yields the protein MSTVPELFGSQVFNETVMKARLPKDTFKALMKTRKEGQPLVSDVANVVANAMKDWAVEKGCTHYTHWFQPMTGITAEKHDSFIYPVDGEKVIMEFSGKELVKGEPDASSFPSGGLRATFEARGYTAWDPTSDAFIKDDTLCIPTAFCSYGGEALDKKTPLLRAMNALNKQAMRILRLFGNTTAQRVNTTVGPEQEYFLIDRELYLNRRDLVYTGRTLFGAEPPKGQEMEDHYFGVIKPRVKAFMKDLNEELWKLGILAKTEHNEVAPAQHELAPIFTGTNIAADHNQLTMEIMKKVAAKHGMACLLHEKPFDGVNGSGKHNNWSMATDTGVNLLDPGDSPRENAQFLLFLVAVLEAVDEHQDLLRISVASAGNDHRLGANEAPPAIISIFLGDELTAVLDSIEQGKHYAQKDKEVLTVGVDELPPLSKDATDRNRTSPFAFTGNRFEFRSLGSTVSIACPNMMLNTIVADVLEKYADRLEKAKDFTKELNVIIHDAYHDHKRIVFNGDGYTDEWIAEAKKRGLLNLPSTADALPYYTRPENVKLFEHHGVLAKDEVFSRRDIQLENYAKQLHIEALTMVDMIYKDILPAAGKYMKDLSEEVATKTSVCAGISAEFEKDTLKELSALSDSLYKETKTLQKAIAGEGKGSVQEQAEYARNALFTQMEKTRKVADQIEPKVGKTYWPYPTYGDLLFSVL from the coding sequence ATGAGTACGGTACCAGAATTATTTGGCAGCCAGGTTTTCAATGAGACTGTCATGAAGGCACGCCTGCCCAAAGACACGTTTAAGGCACTGATGAAGACCCGCAAAGAGGGTCAGCCGCTTGTTTCGGACGTTGCAAATGTTGTGGCAAATGCAATGAAGGATTGGGCTGTGGAAAAAGGCTGCACCCATTACACCCACTGGTTCCAGCCGATGACAGGCATTACTGCGGAAAAGCACGACAGCTTTATTTATCCTGTTGACGGCGAAAAAGTCATCATGGAATTTTCCGGCAAGGAACTTGTCAAAGGTGAGCCGGACGCCAGCTCATTCCCGTCCGGTGGCCTGCGTGCAACTTTTGAAGCACGTGGATACACCGCGTGGGACCCTACCAGTGATGCATTTATTAAGGACGATACCCTGTGCATCCCAACCGCTTTCTGCTCCTATGGCGGCGAAGCACTGGACAAAAAGACGCCTCTGCTGCGTGCTATGAATGCACTTAACAAGCAAGCTATGCGTATTCTGCGCCTGTTTGGCAACACCACCGCACAGCGGGTGAATACCACCGTTGGCCCGGAACAGGAGTATTTTCTGATTGACCGCGAGCTGTACCTTAATCGCCGCGATTTGGTTTACACCGGCCGTACCCTGTTTGGCGCAGAGCCGCCGAAAGGGCAGGAGATGGAGGACCATTATTTCGGTGTAATTAAGCCGCGCGTGAAAGCTTTCATGAAAGATTTGAACGAGGAACTGTGGAAACTCGGTATCCTTGCCAAAACGGAGCATAATGAAGTTGCGCCCGCACAGCATGAACTTGCGCCGATTTTTACCGGCACGAATATTGCTGCTGACCACAACCAGCTGACCATGGAAATCATGAAGAAAGTTGCTGCAAAGCACGGTATGGCCTGCCTGCTGCATGAAAAGCCGTTTGATGGCGTTAATGGCTCCGGCAAGCACAACAACTGGTCTATGGCAACCGACACTGGCGTAAATCTGCTTGACCCCGGCGATTCTCCGCGTGAAAATGCCCAGTTCCTGCTGTTCCTTGTGGCAGTACTGGAGGCTGTGGATGAGCATCAGGATTTGCTGCGAATTTCCGTTGCCAGCGCCGGAAATGACCACCGCCTGGGTGCCAACGAAGCACCGCCGGCCATCATTTCCATTTTCCTTGGCGATGAGCTGACCGCGGTTTTGGACTCTATTGAGCAGGGCAAGCACTATGCGCAGAAAGACAAAGAAGTGCTGACTGTCGGTGTTGATGAACTGCCGCCGCTTTCCAAGGATGCCACCGACCGTAACCGTACCTCTCCGTTTGCATTTACTGGCAATCGCTTTGAATTCCGCAGCCTTGGTTCCACCGTTTCCATCGCCTGCCCGAACATGATGCTGAATACGATTGTAGCGGATGTACTGGAGAAGTATGCTGACCGTCTGGAAAAAGCAAAGGACTTTACAAAGGAACTGAATGTAATTATTCACGATGCGTACCACGACCACAAGCGAATCGTCTTTAACGGCGACGGCTACACAGACGAGTGGATTGCAGAGGCTAAGAAGCGTGGCCTGCTGAACCTGCCGTCCACTGCGGACGCCCTGCCGTACTACACCCGTCCGGAAAACGTGAAGCTGTTTGAGCACCATGGCGTGCTGGCAAAGGATGAAGTTTTCTCTCGCCGCGATATTCAGCTGGAAAACTATGCAAAGCAGCTGCACATTGAAGCGCTGACCATGGTAGATATGATTTACAAGGATATTCTGCCGGCAGCGGGCAAGTATATGAAGGATTTGAGCGAAGAAGTTGCCACAAAGACCTCTGTTTGTGCCGGCATCAGTGCGGAATTTGAAAAAGATACCTTGAAAGAGCTTTCTGCATTGAGTGACTCACTCTATAAAGAAACAAAGACGCTGCAGAAAGCCATTGCCGGTGAGGGCAAGGGCTCTGTGCAGGAGCAGGCGGAGTATGCCCGCAACGCACTGTTTACACAGATGGAAAAGACACGCAAGGTTGCAGACCAGATTGAGCCTAAGGTTGGCAAGACCTACTGGCCGTATCCGACCTACGGCGACCTGCTGTTCAGCGTGCTGTAA
- a CDS encoding DUF4250 domain-containing protein, whose product MKLPTDPAILLSFINTRLRDECPNLADLCRSLEIDQSTLEKKLSAIDYVYDPSCNQFV is encoded by the coding sequence ATGAAGTTGCCAACTGACCCTGCTATTTTACTGAGCTTTATCAACACACGGCTCCGTGACGAGTGTCCTAACCTTGCCGACCTGTGCCGCAGTCTGGAAATAGACCAAAGCACGTTGGAAAAAAAGCTCTCTGCTATCGATTACGTTTATGACCCCTCCTGCAATCAATTTGTATGA
- a CDS encoding sodium-translocating pyrophosphatase gives MLTFLAPVGSVIALLFAFYLARRVRQAEEGTEKMKQISAAVRRGANAYLKRQYTGVAIFFAVMFVVLFIMAGFGFLTYFVPFAFVTGGFFSGLSGFIGMRIATSANARTANAASKSLNSGLRVAFSAGGVMGFVVVGLGLLDISFWFFFLKWFYSNPANLGLAADVSAAALESAQVQAITSAMLTFGMGASSMALFARVGGGIFTKAADVGADLVGKVEVGIPEDDPRNPAVIADNVGDNVGDVAGMGADLYESYVGSVISTAALAVAAGYGFKGVSIPMGMAAIGILASIIGTFFVKTKEGASQKNLLTALRRGTWISAAIITVAAFPLIWFGLGSEHIGLYAAVISGLVAGILIGIFTEYYTSDTYNPLKKLAESSKTGAATVIINGLSLGMKSTAAPVVIVGISIIISYFSSGGAQAYDNGLYGIGLSAVGMLSTLGITLATDAYGPVADNAGGIAEMAGLDESVRERTDALDSLGNTTAATGKGFAIGSAALTALALIASYISEVKVRDPNFAFNLNITSPAVLVGLFIGAALPFMFAALTMAAVGKSAQSIVFEVRRQFREIKGLLEGKADPDYETCVDLCTRSAQKQMIAPALMAVIVPIVVGLLLGVNGVCGMLAGATASGFILAIMMANAGGAWDNAKKYIEAGNFGGKGSDCHKASVVGDTVGDPFKDTSGPSINILIKLLSMVSIVFSGLIISCHLM, from the coding sequence ATGCTCACGTTCTTAGCGCCTGTTGGTTCGGTAATCGCACTGTTATTTGCGTTTTATCTGGCCAGGCGGGTGCGTCAGGCAGAGGAAGGCACAGAAAAGATGAAGCAGATTTCCGCGGCTGTGCGCCGCGGTGCGAATGCTTATCTGAAACGTCAGTACACTGGTGTGGCTATCTTCTTCGCTGTTATGTTTGTGGTTCTGTTCATCATGGCAGGGTTTGGATTCCTTACCTATTTTGTTCCGTTCGCTTTTGTGACAGGTGGCTTCTTCTCCGGCCTTTCCGGTTTCATCGGAATGCGCATAGCTACCTCGGCAAATGCGCGCACCGCCAATGCAGCCAGCAAAAGCCTGAATTCTGGGCTGCGGGTAGCATTTTCAGCTGGCGGTGTAATGGGCTTTGTGGTGGTTGGACTTGGATTGCTGGACATTTCATTCTGGTTCTTCTTCCTCAAGTGGTTTTACTCCAATCCGGCGAATCTGGGACTTGCCGCAGATGTCAGTGCAGCAGCACTGGAATCCGCACAAGTACAGGCAATTACCAGTGCAATGCTGACCTTTGGCATGGGTGCTTCCAGCATGGCATTGTTTGCGCGTGTCGGCGGCGGTATTTTTACCAAGGCGGCAGACGTTGGTGCTGACTTGGTTGGCAAAGTGGAAGTCGGCATTCCGGAAGATGATCCGCGAAACCCCGCTGTTATTGCTGACAACGTCGGCGATAATGTTGGCGATGTAGCTGGCATGGGTGCTGATCTATACGAATCTTACGTTGGCTCCGTCATTTCCACAGCAGCTTTGGCAGTTGCAGCAGGTTATGGTTTTAAAGGAGTTTCCATTCCGATGGGCATGGCTGCGATTGGCATATTGGCTTCCATTATCGGTACCTTCTTTGTCAAAACCAAAGAGGGCGCTTCGCAGAAAAATCTGCTGACAGCACTGCGGCGCGGTACATGGATTAGTGCAGCAATTATTACTGTGGCTGCATTCCCGCTAATTTGGTTTGGTCTTGGCAGTGAACATATTGGACTGTATGCGGCAGTCATTTCGGGACTGGTTGCCGGTATTTTAATTGGTATTTTCACAGAATACTACACCAGTGATACATATAATCCACTGAAGAAGTTGGCTGAATCCAGCAAAACCGGTGCGGCAACGGTTATCATCAACGGTTTGAGCCTTGGCATGAAGTCCACAGCTGCTCCGGTCGTAATTGTCGGCATTTCTATTATTATCAGCTATTTTTCATCTGGCGGTGCACAGGCCTACGATAATGGACTGTACGGAATCGGGCTTTCCGCGGTCGGCATGCTTTCCACACTGGGGATTACCCTTGCAACGGATGCATACGGTCCGGTTGCAGACAACGCAGGCGGTATTGCGGAAATGGCGGGTTTGGATGAATCCGTTCGTGAGCGCACAGACGCGCTTGACAGTCTTGGCAATACCACAGCCGCTACTGGAAAAGGGTTTGCAATCGGTTCGGCGGCCCTGACTGCTTTGGCGCTGATTGCTTCTTATATTAGTGAAGTAAAGGTACGTGACCCGAACTTTGCATTTAACCTAAACATTACCAGTCCGGCGGTTTTGGTTGGTCTGTTTATTGGTGCGGCGCTGCCCTTTATGTTTGCAGCGCTTACGATGGCAGCAGTTGGAAAATCCGCACAGAGTATTGTGTTTGAGGTTCGCCGCCAGTTCCGGGAGATCAAAGGCTTGCTGGAGGGCAAGGCAGATCCGGACTACGAAACCTGCGTTGATTTGTGTACCCGTTCCGCGCAGAAGCAGATGATTGCGCCGGCACTGATGGCTGTAATTGTACCGATCGTGGTTGGCTTGCTGCTGGGTGTCAATGGTGTGTGCGGTATGCTGGCCGGGGCAACAGCGTCTGGATTTATCCTGGCAATCATGATGGCAAATGCGGGCGGTGCATGGGACAACGCAAAGAAATATATTGAAGCTGGCAACTTTGGCGGCAAAGGCAGCGATTGTCACAAAGCTTCGGTGGTCGGCGATACGGTCGGTGATCCGTTTAAGGATACCAGTGGCCCCTCCATCAATATCCTGATTAAGCTGCTTTCTATGGTTTCCATTGTTTTCAGCGGTCTGATTATAAGCTGTCACTTGATGTAA
- a CDS encoding tripartite tricarboxylate transporter TctB family protein, giving the protein MKLKKVIASGEGKSKSFKRIVTIIVIAVLAFLYYYAELPAINIHSGGFWGFIIVLAVILVFGFLIVPAVHRASDRGDSSPDWKHEKAAKTGILVVLGIIGVFIIGSILSSPIVNAKKYQQLLTVKESDFTKDIQEVDMKKIPLMDRDSATLLGNRKMGSMADMVSQFEVSSEYSQINYKNTPVRVSPLQYASVIKWLTNQSSGIPAYIKIDMATQDTELVKLSQPIRYSKSEHFNRKIERHLRFRYPTYIFDTPNFEIDEQGTPWWICPVKDYTIGLFGGETIGRVVLCNAQTGETRDMAVQDVPQWVDKVYSADMLNGFYNYYGTLKHGYFNSILGQKDCLKTTDGYNYLALNDDVWVYTGVTSVTGDQSIVGFVLMNQRTKETKFYSVSGAVESSAMGSAEGQVQNLGYKATFPLLLNTADQPTYFIALKDDAGLVKKYAMVNVQKYQIVAIGDTVPDCMKNYKALMKTNGIKTNASTQDADKTATGKIKKIAQAVQDGNSHYYVMLENDNHLYDINLADNVAFLRYSEGDTVTLTYTEGTPACTVTKVG; this is encoded by the coding sequence ATGAAACTGAAAAAAGTAATAGCATCGGGAGAGGGAAAAAGTAAATCCTTTAAACGTATCGTAACAATTATTGTAATTGCTGTACTGGCGTTCCTGTATTATTATGCGGAGCTGCCGGCAATCAATATCCACTCCGGCGGATTCTGGGGATTCATCATTGTGCTTGCAGTGATTCTGGTGTTTGGCTTCTTGATTGTTCCGGCGGTTCACCGTGCATCTGACAGGGGGGATTCCTCACCGGACTGGAAACATGAAAAGGCAGCGAAGACCGGAATCCTAGTGGTGCTGGGCATTATCGGGGTATTTATCATTGGAAGTATCCTTTCCTCACCAATTGTCAACGCCAAGAAGTACCAGCAGCTGCTGACTGTGAAGGAAAGCGACTTTACCAAAGATATACAGGAAGTCGACATGAAGAAAATTCCGCTGATGGACCGGGATTCCGCAACGCTGCTGGGCAACCGCAAAATGGGCAGTATGGCGGACATGGTTTCACAGTTTGAGGTTTCAAGTGAGTACAGCCAGATTAATTACAAAAATACACCTGTGCGCGTTTCTCCTTTGCAGTATGCCAGCGTGATTAAATGGCTGACCAACCAGAGCAGCGGAATTCCGGCTTACATTAAAATTGATATGGCTACGCAGGACACCGAACTTGTGAAGCTGAGCCAGCCGATTCGCTACTCAAAATCGGAACATTTCAACCGAAAAATCGAGCGCCACCTGCGCTTCCGTTACCCGACCTATATTTTCGACACCCCCAACTTCGAGATTGATGAGCAGGGAACACCGTGGTGGATTTGTCCGGTAAAGGATTACACCATCGGCCTGTTCGGCGGCGAAACTATCGGCCGTGTGGTTCTGTGCAATGCACAGACAGGAGAAACGCGGGACATGGCGGTGCAGGACGTGCCGCAGTGGGTAGATAAAGTTTACTCCGCAGATATGCTGAACGGATTCTATAATTATTATGGTACACTGAAGCATGGCTACTTCAATTCCATTCTGGGACAGAAAGACTGCCTGAAAACCACAGATGGTTACAACTATCTTGCACTGAATGATGATGTTTGGGTTTACACCGGCGTTACCTCTGTTACCGGCGACCAGAGCATTGTGGGCTTTGTGCTGATGAATCAGCGTACCAAGGAAACAAAATTCTATTCGGTCAGTGGTGCAGTGGAAAGCTCCGCAATGGGCAGTGCGGAGGGGCAGGTGCAGAATCTGGGCTACAAAGCAACTTTCCCGCTGCTGCTGAATACAGCGGATCAGCCAACCTATTTCATTGCATTGAAAGATGACGCAGGACTTGTAAAAAAGTATGCGATGGTAAATGTTCAGAAATACCAGATTGTTGCCATTGGAGATACCGTGCCTGACTGCATGAAAAATTACAAGGCATTGATGAAAACCAATGGAATCAAAACAAACGCTTCCACACAGGATGCAGACAAAACTGCAACCGGAAAAATCAAAAAGATTGCACAGGCAGTGCAGGACGGCAATTCGCATTACTATGTAATGCTGGAAAATGACAATCATTTGTACGATATCAATCTTGCGGACAATGTTGCATTTCTGCGTTACAGCGAGGGGGACACAGTTACCCTGACTTACACGGAGGGAACTCCAGCCTGCACGGTTACAAAAGTGGGCTAA
- a CDS encoding secondary thiamine-phosphate synthase enzyme YjbQ: MLYSYELETGKEGFYEITDKVRDALKKNGAESGICMVYCVHTTAAVTINENADPDVVHDLMFALDKTFPDRPEFQHQEGNSAAHLKSSVIGCSVTVPIQDGHLALGTWQGIYFCEFDGPRHRHFTVQIMH, translated from the coding sequence ATGCTGTATTCTTACGAACTGGAAACCGGTAAAGAGGGCTTCTACGAAATTACGGACAAGGTGCGGGATGCACTGAAAAAGAATGGTGCAGAGTCTGGCATCTGCATGGTCTATTGTGTGCATACCACAGCGGCTGTTACCATCAATGAAAATGCTGACCCGGATGTTGTGCACGACTTGATGTTTGCACTGGACAAAACTTTTCCGGACAGACCGGAGTTTCAGCATCAGGAGGGAAATTCGGCGGCACACCTGAAGTCTTCAGTAATTGGCTGCAGCGTAACTGTTCCAATTCAGGATGGCCATCTGGCGCTTGGAACGTGGCAGGGCATTTATTTTTGCGAGTTTGATGGGCCGAGGCATCGCCATTTTACTGTGCAGATTATGCACTGA
- a CDS encoding NUDIX hydrolase has translation MWHAVVHCWVISKRQDGIWIWFQKRAHTKKAFPDYYDTAVGGHISAGEKAIEAVLRETQEELGLHLQESDVNLLGITKEDEVFAESPLQDREFCYVFLYEDVNPPFAPGEEVDDMVRICLTDLSAKELHGAKTVPAVTMQGKKLVLRAEDFCIHPGEFTHFILPRLEELQ, from the coding sequence ATGTGGCATGCGGTCGTTCATTGTTGGGTGATATCCAAACGGCAGGACGGCATTTGGATATGGTTTCAAAAACGTGCACACACGAAAAAAGCATTCCCGGATTATTACGATACTGCAGTTGGCGGACACATTTCTGCAGGCGAAAAAGCGATTGAAGCCGTCCTGCGGGAAACACAGGAGGAACTTGGTTTGCATCTTCAAGAGTCAGACGTTAATCTGCTGGGCATTACTAAAGAAGATGAGGTATTTGCGGAGAGCCCATTGCAGGATAGGGAATTTTGCTACGTCTTTTTGTATGAAGATGTGAATCCGCCGTTTGCACCGGGTGAAGAAGTGGATGATATGGTTCGGATTTGTTTAACGGATTTGTCCGCAAAGGAATTGCATGGCGCAAAGACAGTTCCTGCGGTCACGATGCAGGGAAAAAAACTGGTGCTGCGCGCGGAGGATTTTTGTATCCACCCAGGTGAATTCACGCATTTCATTTTACCGAGACTGGAGGAACTGCAATGA
- the ftsH gene encoding ATP-dependent zinc metalloprotease FtsH codes for MKEQKNPRKQIIIFYAVAIALIALMNLVVFPAMTQPKTTSVDYATFLKMVDNGQVSKVSIDRTTLKITFMAKGSVPVVNPSASSASSKDSAVSLPSALQTKKDPNAENIYVTGVMPDEKLTERLLAKGNIEFTAEIPQQTSPLLSVFIELVLPIGLMLLAGWLLLRMMQKKMGGSGAMSFGKSNAKIYVEAQTGKTFSDVAGEDEAKEALVEIVDFLHNPQKYTDIGATLPKGALLVGPPGTGKTLLAQAVAGEAHVPFFSISGSEFVEMFVGMGAAKVRDLFKQAQEKAPCIVFIDEIDTIGKSRDNSLSTNDEREQTLNQLLTEMDGFDGRKGVVILAATNRPDSLDKALLRPGRFDRRIPVELPDLKGREAILKVHAKDIKIGPDVDYNAVARATAGASGAELANIINEAALRAVKCGRKSVIQADMEESVETVIAGYQRKGAVIPPKEKEIIAYHETGHALVAAMQKGTAPVTKITIIPRTSGALGYTMQVDEDEKSLMSKTDCLGKITTLCGGRAAEELIFEDSTSGASNDIEKATKIARAMITRFGMSEDFGMVAMETVQNQYLGGDTSLTCSPTTAAKIDLEVQQIIKEQHEKALDILKQNTGKLHEISHYLLDKETITGDEFMTILNHKPALEEHTADSALPDADSEKSESSGKDAQQNGESNQ; via the coding sequence ATGAAAGAGCAAAAGAATCCCAGAAAACAAATCATTATTTTTTATGCGGTCGCAATTGCACTGATTGCGCTGATGAATTTGGTCGTTTTTCCGGCTATGACGCAGCCGAAAACAACCAGTGTTGATTATGCCACTTTCCTGAAAATGGTGGACAATGGCCAGGTCAGCAAAGTGAGCATAGATCGTACAACTCTAAAAATCACCTTTATGGCGAAGGGCAGCGTGCCGGTGGTGAATCCCTCTGCTTCTTCCGCCTCCTCTAAAGACTCCGCAGTGAGTCTGCCGTCTGCTCTGCAGACAAAAAAAGACCCGAATGCAGAAAACATTTATGTAACCGGAGTGATGCCGGATGAAAAGCTGACGGAGCGCCTGCTTGCAAAGGGAAATATTGAATTTACCGCAGAAATTCCACAGCAAACCTCGCCGCTGCTTTCTGTTTTTATTGAGCTTGTGCTTCCAATCGGATTGATGCTGTTGGCAGGCTGGCTGTTACTGCGCATGATGCAGAAAAAAATGGGTGGCAGCGGCGCCATGTCATTTGGCAAGAGCAATGCGAAAATTTATGTGGAAGCGCAGACCGGCAAAACCTTCAGTGATGTTGCCGGCGAAGACGAAGCCAAAGAAGCGCTGGTGGAAATTGTTGATTTTCTGCACAATCCGCAGAAGTACACAGACATTGGTGCGACACTACCGAAGGGCGCGCTGCTTGTTGGCCCTCCCGGTACCGGCAAAACTCTGCTTGCACAGGCAGTGGCAGGTGAAGCACACGTGCCGTTCTTCTCTATTTCCGGTTCAGAATTTGTAGAGATGTTTGTCGGCATGGGTGCCGCAAAGGTACGTGACCTATTTAAGCAGGCACAGGAAAAGGCCCCCTGCATTGTGTTTATCGACGAGATTGATACCATCGGCAAATCGCGCGACAACAGCCTTTCCACCAACGATGAACGCGAGCAGACGCTGAATCAGCTGCTTACTGAAATGGACGGCTTTGACGGCCGAAAGGGCGTCGTTATTCTGGCGGCAACCAACCGCCCGGACAGTTTGGACAAAGCACTGCTGCGTCCGGGACGTTTTGACAGGCGAATTCCGGTTGAACTTCCGGATCTGAAAGGCCGCGAGGCAATCCTGAAAGTACACGCAAAGGATATTAAAATCGGGCCGGATGTGGACTACAACGCGGTTGCTCGCGCAACGGCCGGTGCTTCGGGCGCGGAACTTGCCAATATCATCAATGAAGCGGCGCTGCGTGCGGTAAAGTGCGGCCGCAAATCGGTCATTCAGGCGGATATGGAAGAAAGTGTGGAAACCGTTATTGCTGGGTATCAGCGTAAAGGTGCTGTGATTCCACCCAAAGAAAAGGAAATCATTGCATACCATGAAACCGGACATGCACTGGTTGCCGCCATGCAGAAAGGTACCGCACCTGTTACCAAAATTACGATTATCCCGCGTACCAGCGGTGCACTGGGCTATACCATGCAGGTAGACGAAGATGAAAAGTCGCTCATGAGCAAAACAGACTGCCTTGGAAAAATTACAACACTGTGCGGCGGCCGTGCTGCAGAAGAGCTGATTTTTGAAGATTCTACCAGCGGCGCCAGCAATGATATTGAAAAAGCGACTAAGATTGCACGTGCCATGATTACACGCTTTGGCATGAGCGAAGATTTTGGTATGGTTGCAATGGAAACCGTGCAGAACCAGTACCTCGGAGGAGATACCTCGCTGACCTGTTCTCCTACCACTGCTGCAAAGATTGACTTAGAAGTGCAGCAGATTATTAAGGAGCAACACGAAAAGGCATTGGACATCTTAAAACAAAATACAGGAAAGTTGCATGAGATTTCACATTATCTGCTGGACAAAGAAACCATTACCGGCGATGAATTCATGACGATACTGAACCACAAACCGGCATTGGAGGAGCACACAGCAGACAGCGCTCTGCCGGATGCAGACAGTGAAAAATCAGAAAGCAGCGGAAAGGATGCACAACAAAATGGAGAGTCGAATCAGTAA
- a CDS encoding AraC family transcriptional regulator, whose product MESTAEKVDLPSVSKEFSLLFCGERACQPGHSFGPAVREHYMMYYCISGHAVFQAGGKSYTLGPQEGFLVLPEEITFYQADLNDPCHCIWIAFSGTQAETHLARCGLSGKQRVFRCKEAEALSACLQQMLEHRKLSYSDEFFLQGLLYQWFALIAADSALPYEQNGPTKNLYVNKAVEYMQQNYQNDVTIAELSDYVCLNRSYLTSLFQRQMQMSPRDFLIHLRVEKACGLLYRSDLPVNQVAHSCGYPDPLAFSKAFHKLTGCSPSDYRTQKRAEKMPVLSQY is encoded by the coding sequence ATGGAGTCCACAGCAGAAAAAGTTGATTTACCCTCTGTATCCAAAGAATTTTCTCTTTTATTCTGCGGTGAGCGTGCCTGCCAGCCGGGACATTCTTTTGGCCCTGCTGTACGGGAACATTACATGATGTACTACTGCATTTCCGGGCATGCAGTTTTTCAGGCTGGCGGAAAAAGCTACACACTTGGCCCGCAGGAAGGATTTTTGGTTTTACCGGAAGAAATCACGTTTTATCAGGCAGATTTGAATGACCCGTGCCACTGCATTTGGATCGCTTTTTCGGGCACTCAGGCAGAAACGCATCTGGCGCGGTGCGGGCTTTCCGGTAAACAGCGTGTTTTTCGCTGTAAAGAAGCTGAGGCACTTTCCGCTTGCCTGCAGCAGATGCTGGAACACCGAAAACTTTCCTACAGTGATGAGTTTTTTTTACAGGGACTGCTTTATCAGTGGTTTGCTCTGATTGCCGCGGACAGTGCACTCCCCTACGAACAAAACGGGCCTACTAAAAATCTTTATGTCAATAAGGCCGTTGAATATATGCAGCAAAACTATCAAAATGACGTTACAATCGCCGAACTTTCGGACTATGTATGCCTAAACCGCAGCTACCTTACTTCTTTGTTTCAGCGGCAGATGCAGATGTCACCGCGTGACTTTCTGATACATCTGCGCGTTGAAAAAGCCTGTGGCCTGCTGTACCGCTCTGACCTACCGGTAAATCAGGTTGCACACTCCTGCGGTTACCCAGATCCGCTTGCCTTTTCAAAAGCTTTTCATAAGCTGACCGGCTGCAGCCCCAGTGACTACCGAACACAAAAACGTGCGGAAAAGATGCCCGTGCTCTCTCAATATTAA